A stretch of the Ostrea edulis chromosome 9, xbOstEdul1.1, whole genome shotgun sequence genome encodes the following:
- the LOC125658765 gene encoding uncharacterized protein LOC125658765, giving the protein MHLSPYKDVIILLRLFPEAEGFLVHRTDMESNVFFNLLCIAVFAMVSAQFPDKYADGVAPYDGGSHPYADGGDQYVDGRGPYPVEPYSENVDPYAVDPYTESRDRSVYEDQPYDRYPGDYVPRDYIRKYGNPYKDPYERDIRKYKAGWQYGLKPEDIEFIIREKAIPANMHIVGKPYFARGH; this is encoded by the exons ATGCATCTGTCTCCATATAAAGACGTGATCATTCTTCTACGACTGTTCCCAGAAGCGGAGGGTTTTCTCGTCCATCGCACAG ATATGGAATCCAACGTTTTCTTCAACCTGTTATGCATCGCAGTTTTTGCGATGGTGAGTGCGCAGTTTCCGGATAAATATGCTGATGGTGTAGCCCCGTATGATGGTGGTTCACATCCGTATGCTGATGGCGGAGACCAGTATGTCGATGGTAGGGGACCTTATCCTGTTGAACCCTATTCTGAGAACGTCGACCCATATGCTGTTGATCCCTATACTGAAAGTCGCGACCGATCTGTTTATGAAGATCAGCCATATGACAGATATCCTGGGGATTACGTTCCCCGTGACTACATCAGGAAATACGGAAATCCATATAAAGATCCTTATGAACGagatatcagaaaatacaagGCTGGCTGGCAGTACGGACTTAAACCGGAAGACATCGAGTTCATTATAAGAGAAAAGGCAATCCCAGCCAACATGCATATTGTGGGAAAACCATATTTTGCCCGGGGCCATTGA